The Pirellulimonas nuda genome includes a region encoding these proteins:
- a CDS encoding phenylacetate--CoA ligase family protein produces the protein MSDSLAATDRRRLEGLDRAALEAVQLQKLNGLLARLRGAGGMYRELLADAPTRLDRIDQIAGLPFTDKDALIPDTDDQPARNHTAPLESYVRLHQTSGTRGRPLMVLDTALDWQWWIDCWAFVLDAAGVTRRDRAVLAFSFGPFIGFWSAFDALAARGVLAAPAGGMGSAARIDLIRRVRASVLLCTPTYAMRLADEAVALGCDPAGLGVERIIVAGEPGGSVPAVRQRIEQAWGARLTDHSGASEVGPWGYGDPAGRGLHVLESEFIAEFLSVESGRPAAEGELSHLILTSLGRWGSPVVRYRTGDLVRPSWRFEGDNRFVHLAGGVLGRADDMLVIRGVNVFPSAIDAVLLDLPGVAEYRVTARKRGAMDDLLVEVEPRTAPSPQDSSSRPSVGASELEWPTPITPQQVAEQLRLRIGLSVEVTMAPPGSLPRSEGKSRRFIDKRGES, from the coding sequence ATGAGCGACTCCCTGGCCGCTACCGATCGCCGCCGACTCGAGGGGCTCGACCGGGCTGCGCTCGAGGCGGTCCAGCTCCAGAAGCTCAACGGGCTGCTTGCGCGGCTCCGGGGCGCCGGCGGGATGTACCGGGAGTTGTTGGCGGATGCTCCAACACGTCTGGATCGGATCGACCAGATCGCGGGCCTGCCGTTCACGGACAAGGACGCCCTGATCCCCGACACCGACGACCAGCCCGCCCGCAACCACACCGCCCCGCTAGAGTCGTACGTCCGGCTGCACCAGACCAGCGGCACCCGCGGCCGGCCGCTGATGGTGCTCGACACGGCGCTCGACTGGCAGTGGTGGATCGATTGCTGGGCCTTCGTGCTGGACGCGGCCGGCGTGACCCGCCGCGACCGCGCGGTGCTGGCCTTCTCGTTCGGCCCCTTCATCGGCTTCTGGAGCGCGTTCGACGCGCTGGCCGCGCGGGGCGTGCTCGCCGCGCCCGCGGGGGGCATGGGCAGCGCCGCCCGCATCGACCTGATCCGCCGTGTCCGCGCCTCGGTGCTGCTGTGCACGCCCACGTACGCGATGCGGCTGGCGGACGAGGCCGTGGCGCTGGGGTGCGATCCGGCCGGCCTGGGAGTGGAAAGGATCATCGTGGCAGGCGAACCCGGCGGCAGCGTCCCCGCCGTGCGGCAGCGGATCGAGCAGGCGTGGGGCGCCCGGCTGACCGACCACAGCGGCGCCAGCGAGGTCGGCCCCTGGGGCTACGGCGACCCCGCCGGCCGGGGGCTGCACGTGCTGGAGAGCGAGTTCATCGCCGAGTTCCTCTCGGTCGAGTCGGGCCGGCCCGCGGCCGAGGGCGAGCTCTCCCACCTGATCCTCACCAGCCTGGGCCGCTGGGGCTCCCCGGTGGTCCGCTACCGCACCGGCGACCTGGTGCGGCCTAGCTGGCGCTTCGAGGGCGACAACCGCTTTGTGCACCTGGCCGGCGGCGTGCTGGGGCGGGCCGACGATATGCTGGTGATCCGCGGCGTGAACGTCTTCCCCAGCGCCATCGACGCGGTGCTGCTCGACCTGCCGGGGGTCGCCGAGTACCGCGTGACCGCCCGCAAGCGGGGCGCCATGGACGACCTGCTAGTCGAGGTCGAGCCCCGCACCGCGCCGTCACCACAAGACAGCAGCAGCCGACCTTCGGTCGGCGCGTCCGAACTCGAATGGCCCACGCCTATCACGCCCCAACAAGTCGCCGAGCAGCTCCGGCTACGGATCGGGCTGTCGGTGGAGGTGACGATGGCGCCCCCCGGGAGCCTGCCCCGCAGCGAGGGGAAGAGCCGCCGCTTCATCGACAAACGAGGAGAGTCATGA
- a CDS encoding sigma 54-interacting transcriptional regulator codes for MYAYLTILSGDRVGVVTTLNGERPVTMGRGGDCDLTLNDRLCSRVHAQVALEEGRWVVRDCESRNGTFVNGQRAESAALGEGHVVRIGTTDLEFHQADQPPTAAGGDPSDTHTLVLDASVESPPAEPESLGAAPSLERVKELTLRHQLAVRLLSTTDPEETVRESLDLLRSRTGASVVGFLWIDDEGKLRPKMVLPEDAAESVRLSPSLTDLVLKRGHAVWVANQEAPQEDSSLAHFSDAVCAPLIARVEGDQKKRLGAVHVYSAAGRFRQSEFDFIISVANLLSVALARAVQFTQMAIDLDRLVKRSPGFAELVGESPPMLSLKSKIAKVAPASGCVLVRGESGVGKELVARAVHRASPRADRPMVSVNCAAIPADLMESQLFGHKSGSFTGADRDHVGYFQQADLGTLFLDEVGELSLEGQAKLLRVLDGRPFLPVGGAKEIAVNVRLVAATNQDLQTYVREKRFREDLYYRLSVFELQVPPLRDRGEDIGLLVDFFLEHFRGEHGRPGLTLSPAAREMLLGYRWPGNVRQLRNVMDSAVVLAEGGVIEPSDLALRDASAPEPSAPAESLRIDHWERKLILTALERTGGAVPEAAKLLGIGRATLYRKFEQHGIER; via the coding sequence TTGTACGCCTACCTGACCATCCTGAGCGGCGACCGGGTCGGGGTCGTGACCACGCTCAACGGCGAGCGGCCCGTCACCATGGGCCGCGGCGGCGACTGCGACCTCACGCTCAACGACCGCCTCTGCTCCCGCGTGCACGCCCAGGTGGCGCTCGAGGAGGGACGCTGGGTCGTACGCGACTGCGAGAGCCGCAACGGCACCTTCGTCAACGGCCAGCGGGCCGAGTCCGCCGCGCTGGGGGAGGGCCACGTCGTGCGGATCGGCACCACCGACCTCGAGTTCCACCAGGCCGACCAGCCCCCCACGGCCGCCGGGGGCGACCCCAGCGACACCCACACGCTGGTCCTGGACGCCTCGGTCGAATCGCCCCCCGCCGAGCCGGAGTCGCTCGGCGCCGCCCCCAGCCTCGAGCGGGTCAAGGAGCTCACGCTCCGGCACCAGCTCGCGGTCAGGCTGCTGTCCACCACCGACCCGGAAGAGACCGTCCGAGAGTCGCTCGACCTGCTGCGGTCGCGCACCGGCGCCTCGGTGGTCGGGTTCCTGTGGATCGACGACGAGGGGAAGCTCCGCCCCAAGATGGTGCTGCCGGAGGACGCGGCCGAGAGCGTCCGCCTCAGCCCGTCGCTCACCGACCTGGTGCTCAAGCGCGGCCACGCCGTGTGGGTGGCCAACCAGGAGGCGCCCCAAGAAGACTCCAGCCTGGCGCACTTCTCCGACGCGGTGTGCGCGCCGCTGATCGCTCGGGTCGAGGGGGACCAGAAGAAGCGGCTCGGCGCCGTGCACGTCTACTCGGCGGCGGGGCGGTTCCGCCAGTCGGAGTTCGACTTCATCATCTCGGTCGCGAACCTGCTGAGCGTGGCGCTGGCCCGCGCCGTGCAGTTCACCCAGATGGCGATCGACCTCGACCGGCTGGTGAAGCGTTCGCCGGGGTTCGCCGAGCTGGTGGGCGAGAGCCCCCCGATGCTGTCGCTCAAGAGCAAGATCGCCAAGGTGGCGCCCGCCTCGGGGTGCGTGCTGGTGCGCGGCGAGAGCGGCGTGGGCAAAGAGCTGGTCGCCCGCGCCGTGCACCGCGCCAGCCCGCGGGCCGACCGCCCGATGGTTTCGGTCAACTGCGCCGCGATCCCGGCCGACCTGATGGAGAGCCAGCTCTTCGGCCACAAGTCGGGCTCGTTCACCGGCGCCGACCGCGACCACGTGGGCTACTTCCAGCAGGCCGACCTGGGGACGCTGTTTCTCGACGAGGTGGGGGAGCTGTCGCTCGAGGGGCAGGCCAAGCTGCTGCGCGTGCTCGACGGCAGGCCGTTCCTGCCGGTGGGGGGCGCCAAGGAGATCGCCGTCAACGTCCGCCTGGTGGCCGCCACCAACCAAGACCTGCAGACCTACGTCCGCGAGAAGCGGTTCCGCGAAGACCTCTACTACCGGCTCAGCGTCTTCGAGCTGCAAGTCCCCCCGCTGCGCGACCGGGGCGAAGACATCGGCCTGCTGGTCGACTTCTTCCTCGAACACTTCCGCGGCGAGCACGGCCGCCCCGGGCTGACCCTCTCCCCCGCGGCCCGCGAGATGCTGCTGGGGTACCGCTGGCCCGGCAACGTCCGGCAGCTCCGCAACGTGATGGACAGCGCCGTGGTGCTGGCCGAGGGGGGCGTGATCGAGCCCTCCGACCTGGCGCTGCGCGACGCCTCGGCCCCCGAGCCCTCGGCCCCCGCCGAGAGCCTGCGGATCGACCACTGGGAGCGTAAACTAATCCTCACCGCGCTGGAGCGCACCGGGGGCGCCGTCCCCGAGGCGGCCAAGCTGCTGGGCATCGGCCGGGCGACCCTGTACCGCAAGTTCGAACAGCACGGCATCGAGCGGTGA